Proteins encoded in a region of the Ornithodoros turicata isolate Travis chromosome 3, ASM3712646v1, whole genome shotgun sequence genome:
- the LOC135389952 gene encoding slit homolog 1 protein-like produces MFRAVIGAVLLLALEAHSLSTCPRVEVIFPCRCSISWSCRCPEAHCSGIRESPRLQYALVPFANNGLVNLKIDFSHVDFCEDFFPRGIMVHLLRIRNSRLSWNPESKPLEPLADSVEHISLVKCNVPGNWTVFSVLRKLKILEVNEGQGIVPTSLTDVPATLEMLKLTWCKLRDLAPGALAHMSSLRTVYLQGCKLERLRRGVFSGDSLVTLNLQNNRISVVEEGVFDDMPNLLSLDLSSNNIRSLPVDAFRNNPRVSLILYNNPYNCDCSAKWLMRRADDWRLPQCSEPPTVRGKSMSQLQDYFLSC; encoded by the exons ATGTTTCGGGCCGTGATCGGCGCTGTCCTGTTGCTCGCCTTGGAAGCTCACAGCCTTTCGACGTGTCCTAGAGTGGAGGTGATCTTTCCTTGCCGCTGCTCCATCTCTTGGTCCTGTCGCTGTCCCGAGGCGCACTGCTCCGGGATCCGAGAAAGTCCGCGGCTACAGTACGCCCTCGTGCCGTTCGCCAACAATGGTTTGGTGAATCTCAAGATTGACTTCAGTCACGTGGACTTCTGCGAAGACTTCTTTCCGCGTGGCATCATGGTCCACCTGCTGAGGATCCGCAACAGTCGGCTCAGCTGGAATCCAGAGTCGAAGCCCCTGGAACCGCTCGCTGACTCGGTGGAGCACATCTCGCTGGTGAAGTGCAACGTTCCGGGAAACTGGACCGTCTTCTCGGTGCTGAGGAAGTTGAAGATACTGGAGGTGAACGAGGGTCAGGGAATTGTGCCAACGTCGCTTACGGATGTTCCAGCTACGTTGGAAATGCTCAAGTTGACGTGGTGCAAGTTGAGGGACTTGGCTCCCGGGGCGCTCGCGCACATGTCCTCCCTCAGGACAGTCTATCTGCAAGGATGCAAGCTAGAGAGGCTGAGGAGGGGTGTGTTCTCCGGGGATTCCCTCGTCACTCTCAACCTGCA AAACAACCGCATATCAGTGGTGGAGGAGGGAGTTTTCGACGACATGCCCAACCTGCTGTCCTTAGATCTGAGCTCGAATAATATAAGAAGCCTTCCAGTGGATGCCTTCCGCAATAACCCGAGGGTTTCACTCATTCTTTACA ATAACCCTTACAACTGCGACTGCAGCGCCAAGTGGCTGATGCGACGAGCGGACGACTGGCGGCTGCCGCAGTGCAGCGAACCCCCGACGGTTCGTGGCAAGTCCATGTCACAGCTGCAAGACTACTTCCTTTCATGTTAA
- the LOC135389951 gene encoding SEC14-like protein 3: MFLGTSIFRHTVMSGYVGDLSKEQELILQQFRHNVSDLDLPDSSDNYLLRWLRAREFNLIKSEHMIRQSIKWRQNNDVDHILQTHVPSEIVKKHFPGGFLECSPEGYPVWLIPIGNIDIKGFLQCVPQSELERHVTYLLEHADSLKKRNSIKFSKVVETKLCIFDFENFSLRQLYSLQVMDFLTSLLKMYEDNYPETLEIAYIINAPGFFPLFWKIIRPFLTERTASKVHIYGKDGWQEPLLKMLDPSGFPQHWGGSLVGPDDDPRCSDKIGPGGILPVSYMKNVRQVFQVEGATVCSIDRLATLEVPVEVDRIGSMLSWEFQTTKNDLAFGVNYLSPSGTVEIMAMHRVSCGIVPEHGQLKCQQAGTYVLRFDNSFSWFTGKTLAYIIQVKPPTET; encoded by the exons TTCCGGCATAATGTGAGTGACTTGGACCTGCCCGACTCCTCGGACAATTATCTTCTACGATGGCTGCGTG CTCGAGAGTTCAACCTGATCAAGAGCGAACACATGATCCGCCAG AGCATCAAGTGGAGGCAAAACAACGACGTGGACCACATCCTACAAACGCATGTACCTTCCGAG ATCGTGAAGAAACACTTCCCAGGAGGATTTCTGGAGTGCAGTCCGGAAGGATATCCGGTGTGGCTTATTCCTATCGGGAACATCGACATCAAAG GGTTCCTCCAGTGTGTGCCGCAGTCAGAACTGGAGCGACATGTCACCTACCTCTTGGAACATGCAGACTCCCTGAAGAAGAGAAACTCGATAAAG TTTAGCAAAGTCGTCGAGACCAAGCTCTGCATCTTCGACTTTGAAAATTTCAGCCTACGACAGCTGTACTCACTGCAGG TGATGGACTTCTTGACGTCTCTGCTAAAGATGTACGAGGACAACTACCCGGAGACGCTTGAAATTGCTTACATCATTAATG CACCTGGATTTTTCCCGCTGTTTTGGAAGATAATTCGGCCGTTTCTCACGGAGAGGACAGCCTCCAAAGTTCACATCTACGGAAAAG ATGGCTGGCAGGAACCCCTCCTGAAGATGCTGGACCCGTCAGGATTTCCTCAGCACTGGGGAGGCAGCCTCGTAGGGCCCGACGACGACCCCAGGTGCTCAGATAAG ATTGGACCAGGCGGAATCCTGCCGGTGTCGTACATGAAGAACGTCCGCCAGGTGTTTCAAGTGGAAGGGGCCACGGTGTGTTCCATTGACAGATTAGCAACACTGGAAGTTCCCGTTGAG GTCGACAGGATTGGCTCCATGCTGAGCTGGGAGTTCCAGACAACCAAGAACGACCTGGCTTTCGGCGTCAACTACCTGTCTCCGTCCGGTACGGTTGAAATCATGGCCATGCATCGTGTCTCCTGCGGTATTGTCCCTGAGCACGGTCAGCTCAAGTGTCAGCAGGCTGGAACCT ATGTGCTTAGGTTCGACAATTCCTTCAGCTGGTTCACGGGGAAGACTCTCGCCTACATCATCCAAGTCAAACCACCTACCGAAACGTAG
- the LOC135387750 gene encoding uncharacterized protein K02A2.6-like has translation MCIDMREPNTAITRVRHVMPTAEDIVNILNGAAYFSKLDLNEGYHQLELNEESRVITTFATHCGLRRYKRLLFGVNAAAEIFQDAIRQVLPDEDGIINVSDDILVSGRTIQEHDHRLRLVLKRLEDAGLTLNKKKCVIGTRVLKFFGHVFSAEGVSVDPDKVAAVAEMTPPRNPTEVRSLLGMVNYCGRFIPRLAELVEPLRSLTHRDAEFSWTTKHQEALDKVKGAMSQAHTLAYFDDSKDTYLLTDAGPDGLAGVLVQERKRDKIPSILGYYSRALNPTEKRYPQIDKEMLAIVSAIEHFRVYLAGGHFTVKTDHLPLVSILRNPSAKLSARLERLSLRLQHYLFEIQHIPGKDNPADYLSRHPPCSPQEIKLYRETDAVEEYISFVMKAATPNALTVHDIEDAYKNDAQMNSLISALRAADRKSRERLWKDEKLKPFAQIKDELTVTDSNIVLRGTRLVIPEKAQMQVIHLAHQGHQGLVKTKQLIREKVWFPGIDQKTEALIKRCAACQTTVEEKRVSPLMMTPLPDGPWQSLAADFAGPLPGNSYLLVVVDEYSRFPIVATLSSLTTTAVTAKLNDIFAVHGLPHVLKTDNGPPFFSKEFASYLSQNGIRHHRTTPLWPQANGEAERFIRSIKKTVKAAGASGSNWKEEISNYLLNYRATPHSTTGVTPAELLFGRKIRTRIPEIPEKKPHEKLEKRDREKKEQMKAYADKQRHAAHHELRQGDTVLLKRQSPLSCESAYDPRPYRVIRVQGTAITAERDNKKIVRNASFFKRVPEIPSQDSDEWQTAEHPAHTAVPPANAEDSTSPFDASPDQRTTGSHTTAAVTNCRSSERANRGKPPTRFADYFFM, from the coding sequence ATGTGCATCGACATGCGAGAACCCAACACAGCAATCACGCGCGTTCGTCATGTCATGCCTACCGCAGAAGACATAGTAAACATACTAAACGGAGCTGCATACTTCTCGAAGCTTGACCTCAATGAGGGCTACCACCAGCTTGAATTAAACGAAGAGTCAAGAGTCATAACCACTTTCGCCACACACTGCGGTCTCAGAAGATATAAACGATTACTCTTTGGTGTGAATGCCGCAGCAGAAATATTCCAGGACGCAATCAGACAAGTCCTGCCAGATGAAGATGGCATCATCAACGTGAGCGACGATATCCTAGTGTCAGGGCGCACAATCCAAGAGCACGACCACCGTCTGCGCTTAGTGCTGAAACGTCTTGAAGATGCAGGACTCACACTCAACAAGAAAAAATGTGTCATCGGTACTCGAGTCCTCAAATTCTTCGGACACGTGTTTTCGGCCGAGGGAGTGAGTGTAGACCCAGACAAAGTAGCAGCAGTAGCTGAAATGACACCGCCGAGAAACCCGACCGAAGTCAGGAGCCTTCTCGGAATGGTTAATTACTGCGGCAGATTCATCCCTCGCCTGGCCGAACTCGTAGAGCCCCTGAGAAGCCTGACACACAGAGACGCCGAATTCTCCTGGACAACAAAACACCAAGAGGCACTCGACAAAGTGAAGGGGGCCATGTCCCAAGCGCACACTCTGGCGTACTTTGACGACAGCAAAGACACATATCTCCTCACCGATGCAGGACCTGATGGATTAGCCGGCGTTTTGgtccaagaaagaaaaagggacAAGATACCCAGTATCTTGGGGTACTACAGCAGAGCACTGAACCCGACTGAGAAGCGATATCCTCAGATTGACAAGGAAATGCTTGCGATTGTATCGGCTATCGAACACTTCCGAGTATACCTCGCTGGGGGACACTTCACAGTAAAGACAGACCATCTACCGTTGGTGTCCATCCTGAGAAACCCCAGTGCAAAACTGTCAGCAAGACTGGAACGTTTAAGCCTCCGATTGCAACACTACCTGTTCGAGATCCAGCACATCCCGGGAAAGGACAATCCTGCGGATTATTTGTCCAGGCATCCGCCTTGCTCACCGCAAGAAATCAAGCTGTACCGAGAAACAGACGCAGTTGAAGAATACATCTCCTTTGTAATGAAGGCAGCCACGCCAAACGCACTAACCGTGCACGACATCGAAGATGCATACAAGAACGATGCGCAGATGAACAGTTTAATCAGCGCACTACGGGCAGCTGATCGAAAGTCTCGTGAACGCCTGTGGAAAGATGAAAAGCTAAAACCTTTTGCCCAAATCAAGGATGAGCTAACTGTCACTGACAGCAACATAGTCCTGAGAGGAACTCGTCTGGTGATCCCTGAGAAAGCCCAAATGCAGGTCATCCACCTTGCCCACCAGGGACACCAGGGTCTGGTGAAGACTAAACAGCTGATACGAGAGAAAGTGTGGTTTCCAGGCATAGACCAGAAGACGGAGGCCCTGATCAAGAGATGCGCAGCCTGTCAAACAACTGTCGAGGAGAAAAGGGTTTCGCCCCTGATGATGACTCCACTACCCGATGGGCCATGGCAGTCACTTGCAGCAGACTTTGCAGGACCCTTGCCAGGAAACAGCTACCTGCTGGTGGTTGTGGACGAGTACTCACGATTCCCCATCGTTGCGACGTTGTCTTCACTGACTACCACAGCGGTAACGGCAAAACTCAACGATATATTCGCAGTACACGGCTTACCACATGTACTGAAAACAGATAACGGTCCACCATTCTTCTCGAAAGAATTCGCAAGCTATCTGAGCCAAAATGGCATACGTCATCACCGTACCACCCCACTGTGGCCGCAAGCAAACGGTGAAGCAGAGAGATTTATAAGAAGTATCAAGAAGACCGTGAAGGCGGCTGGCGCCTCCGGAAGCAACTGGAAAGAAGAAATCAGCAACTATCTCCTGAACTACAGAGCAACGCCACACTCCACGACTGGCGTTACTCCAGCAGAACTTCTGTTCGGCAGAAAAATTCGAACAAGAATTCCTGAGATACCAGAAAAGAAACCCCATGAGAAGCTGGAAAAGAGAGACCGGGAGAAGAAGGAGCAAATGAAAGCATATGCAGACAAGCAGCGTCATGCAGCGCACCATGAACTTCGACAAGGAGATACTGTGCTACTGAAACGGCAGTCGCCACTGTCGTGTGAGTCTGCATATGACCCTCGACCCTACCGAGTCATCAGGGTCCAGGGAACAGCGATCACCGCCGAACGCGACAACAAGAAAATTGTCAGGAATGCCTCATTCTTTAAACGCGTTCCTGAAATCCCCTCTCAGGATTCGGACGAGTGGCAAACAGCGGAGCACCCTGCCCATACAGCTGTTCCTCCTGCCAACGCAGAAGATAGCACCAGCCCTTTTGATGCGAGCCCGGATCAACGCACAACCGGCAGCCATACCACAGCAGCAGTGACAAACTGCCGTAGTTCCGAACGTGCAAATCGCGGAAAACCGCCTACAAGATTTGCAGACTACTTCTTTATGTGA
- the LOC135389953 gene encoding uncharacterized protein LOC135389953: MSEATGQQSQEAGSTDAAEPRQVSDMTSSLPALPPFDPHSDVSSLAQRWTKWLARFENFILAADVKDAERKRAMLLHYAGEAVYDIFLSLSNTGTDYKTAVKCLTEHFAPKKNTVFERHVFRQARQEPGETLDQFQIRLRRLGATSEFAAIEDEIVSQIIEGTSSQKLRRAALRETDITLEKLLSTGRSIEISEVQASSIESPTSAQPVQKITPKKQPHEGPPLKKNQQRNRPKQNHTEDTQTEKCSACGRTWPHKGGKTNCPAWGQTCHKCQKKNHFAKWCRGPRETKETVRSLAASTSTADPQQAPSSDESLFHVRTNTSKLPVVTVKVNDTSIDFYLDTGAGVNVVGEQTWRKQLRTPLDATATRLVPYGVTQEMCWEHSLLSSVSEKRKREHQCTL; encoded by the coding sequence ATGTCCGAAGCAACGGGACAACAAAGCCAAGAAGCAGGTTCGACAGACGCCGCGGAGCCACGTCAAGTAAGCGATATGACGAGTTCCCTACCAGCCCTTCCACCGTTCGACCCGCACTCAGATGTGTCCTCGCTCGCTCAGCGTTGGACCAAGTGGTTAGCTCGATTCGAGAACTTCATTTTGGCGGCCGATGTCAAAGATGCAGAGCGCAAGCGCGCAATGCTGCTCCACTATGCCGGCGAAGCAGTGTACGACATATTCCTATCGCTCTCTAACACGGGAACGGATTACAAGACTGCCGTCAAATGCCTGACAGAGCACTTCGCCCCTAAGAAGAATACAGTATTCGAGCGACATGTGTTTCGACAGGCCAGACAAGAGCCTGGAGAGACGTTGGACCAGTTTCAAATCCGACTCAGAAGATTGGGTGCAACGAGTGAGTTCGCCGCCATTGAGGACGAGATAGTCTCGCAGATCATAGAAGGCACATCGTCGCAGAAACTGCGCAGGGCTGCACTTCGCGAGACGGACATCACGCTGGAGAAACTTCTTAGCACGGGACGCAGCATCGAGATCTCCGAAGTGCAAGCTAGCAGCATAGAGAGCCCAACGTCAGCCCAACCTGTGCAGAAGATCACACCAAAGAAGCAGCCGCATGAGGGTCCGCCTCTGAAGAAAAATCAACAACGAAATCGTCCGAAAcaaaaccacactgaagacacCCAAACAGAGAAGTGCTCAGCATGTGGAAGGACCTGGCCCCACAAAGGTGGCAAGACAAACTGCCCAGCCTGGGGACAGACCTGTCATAAGTGTCAGAAGAAAAACCACTTCGCTAAATGGTGCAGAGGCCCTAGAGAGACAAAGGAAACAGTGCGATCCCTGGCTGCATCGACCTCCACAGCAGACCCCCAGCAAGCCCCGAGCTCAGATGAGTCACTGTTTCATGTGCGAACCAACACGAGCAAGCTTCCAGTTGTCACCGTCAAGGTTAATGATACGTCAATAGACTTTTACCTGGACACTGGAGCTGGGGTCAACGTTGTAGGAGAGCAAACCTGGCGTAAACAGCTCCGAACACCGTTAGACGCTACAGCAACGCGTCTCGTACCGTACGGTGTTACCCAAGAGATGTGCTGGGAACATTCGTTGCTGAGTTCGGTGTCCGAGAAACGAAAACGAGAGCACCAGTGTACGTTGTAA